The genomic stretch tcattaaatactttgatagtcacatatttttacatcacCTGTTTGTAACTCAGATAAcattcaaatgtttacatgtatggtagtgagagaagcaaatactgtgaaatcattaaaaagaaaaaacatatctgccatcacttataacaaaactatacagacatgtacatgtacttgaagAACCAAGTgccaactttaataaaactgaccggtgacttatacatgtatatccgtAGCATTCCCACATGtgatgcatcaataactttataTAGTGAACAGTGTATAGTTAAGAAAGTCAAGTAAGTTTAAATAAAGTACAGTTTGTtcgcaaaaatatcgttctcttttttgtttatttatagaattttaatcttaaaatgttatttttgtcttaaataaaCAGATGTTGTCACTTTTTTTcaactggaattcatatatttgaatcttccgtaaagtgatgacatcatatttttacggaaattaaacaatatattttttttcaatagaatATAGCCTGGCTTGGATTACATAAATAACATCTTGGTAAGAAcggatacaaatcagtttctgttATAATATGTCAACTAAAACAttggtttatatttgatttgaaacgatttggatattgtttaaacacttaatgagaattttgcattcaaaatgtaggctagaagcatatgatagtgtccgaagtcctttttTGGAGGTTATCTCAGATAAACTGCCAAACAACAGGTTTAAAGATACTTAACATGTCATATCTTTATCGTCTACAAGAAATTACTAATACTTCTCAAAAAACTTCAGCCAAATATTTTTGTCATAGTAAACGTACACACTAGAATTTGGACGACGCGTTTGGAAACAGTATTGACATTTTTGCAAAGGAAAGCACTCGTTTTTTCTATCTTCGGAGCTTTTTAATATGATTAGAAAATCCGCCAAGTAGATCTACCAAGGAAATAACAAACACAAATGTTTCATAAATCAAGCGGGTTGGCTCGTTTGTGCGATATCAAAAGGTCTCTTGGGTTGGTCACCCTGTTACCGTAACTAATATTGTTACACTGACATCGCTTCAAATATAGAGGCTgctcactaccaaatagaatgtaagcctccgcaggtctagtcacaagtagtccaaatataaatagtactaatcttttttcctttcctagtgcattttctcggcagcaacgtgcttacttttaccctaccgcgtctcagtatgtatcactttgcattctaatgaaatcggcatgttcctatcgcatgctagataaaaatggcggcgtaagaatttaaatgtcacgaaaagagaaattgaaagaagcgaaaagtagtaaattcagcgggttgtatttaacgaactgtagttttcttatataaaagttaacacccacttttctttttgtttttctaaagtagcgatctagttctttatgggaatataagtctctgaaaatctgatatgctagaaaatgtcgaaaaactgttatgaagtgagtggattttatatgaaataaagaacaactggatttagtggtgttcagcctagaAACGTttgggttattaataaaacccggcccggacCGGCcgaaaccacggaaatagccgatacCGAATGTACGGAAACCTGCGGAAACTTACGGAAGGAatgctaatataattacgaatgatatcgtgtcgtaATCAACCTAGAGatttagaatttagaaaaaaaaacactggacTTTATGGTGGCCGCGAGGTATTTCTTTGATGAATGAGTTAAGACTGCGTATTCTTTCTGTGTATGCAGTGAGCCTTAATAAAGTATACATGTGTTCATACGTGTTACAACAGAATATATGCAAAGTACCTTGCAGTAAATACTCTAGAATGCCTAtgaactgatcagactgctgagggcaaactttgacttatgcacaatttaaaaacagacaaaatgatgaagctatttcaacagattcttatttcattcttcaccTAAgtttacggtaaattctcttttaaatattgcagttaggaaaatgttgtaagcattatattgatttctagaccaagttattgtttgccatctgttgcatgtttttggTATCACAATCGTTTtcctttcaaaacttcaaaacagTTTCAGTGAAATGAATTACTACGTTATTCGAAACCatcaagtaaataattatacagagacaaatgtcttgtgacaggtgttaaggctgaaatataaaatctatatcacgaAACAATGATAAAGGAATTGTGCAGACgatattagtaattaaatattcaCTGGTTCTGAGTATTTATtgcatagatagatagatagatagatagatagatagatataaagagagagagacagagagagagaaagagacagacagacagacagacagacagacagtttattcaaacaaaaggcaatatgcacacatgtatatcctaggtttctaaattactttctggtacttataacatgtgtaaaaatgtttagttttgctcatctcggggctagagggcttgcaCTTCCTTTAccgtcaatcaaaccgaacctgcaacattttcgtttatgtcgtgttgggtgacctgtggttttccacttttttattttaaagaaatcgaggtattaccgtatttcaaacgtattaaGGTGTAGGACGTATTTTTAATCATTTCGCGCGttacatgccatgaatatactatcattttagattccctacagtttgttaactcagcgccAGGTTATAGTGATtagtacagccagtctacctaaCCCTCTGACctgtgacattccgtgcaaagcatagttgtaaagtcgtataaatactatagcctacttattaacggttaataatgttacacactgataggCGCACGAGAACTatatgcagatatagacttgtcatagtgcactactgcgggaaatataaagtggaAGTATTGGACTGGGAAATTCATGGCAtgattaattttgattgatgtatttttttttctgcagtagATTTTGGGAGATGAGTGTAAGGGCATAAGAAGAAGGCGGCTGGAATTGaaatttggtttctttatacTAACCCCTCCCTCGACGGAGTGATGTAGGGTTGAGTAAGTGCTTTGCAGTATAATGACACGGAAATATATAGTCATAACGGTATGATTTccatgtagaaattaatgaagggatagtttatatgactgaaattgagtgttatactatggcaatgagGATAAAAATATAGGGTACCGTGTGTAATACTTctcaatattcaacgctgcattcttcgtgcgtaatcggtatcccgacctatcctaaatttttgaccagaccctaaatgttttttggtctttgagattttttttttttttttatttttaagaaaaagtttaaaaaactgctcattctatgctttaaaaatggtcagtgatattagaaattattcgtattcattttttctttttgacacaaaaatagtttccaGAAAGTCTCACTGAataaaaaaaggattaaaaaactgCCTACttactacctattttttttaggcatgttaccggacacaaagaattatttaggcctTGGGAATGTACATGTGAAACAAAAATTCTTttttgtctgtgtgtgtgtgtgtgtgtttataaaGTAAGCAAATTGTGGATTAATAGACCAAGCCTTTTTTCGATGTCCGTCATTTCTTTACCGACATTGTGGAAGTTAAACTAcagaagaaaaacaaacaactaaGAAAACACTGAATTTTATAGGGCCCGcgaggaattcctttcttcaaaatataaccaCTTCTTGCACAAAACGTGATTATGATATATAGTATAttatgataacgatacaaaatttcagaaactaattagaaggctcgtcctTGCAATAGAAAACAACGCTATctataacgacttcctgtgtataagtttataaataatataaagacgtttttgcaaccagaaagcaTACGCAGTCTTAACTCATTCATCAAAGAAATACCTCGCGGACATCATAAAGTCCAgtgtttctttttctaaattctaaatatctaagttgatatcgacacgatatcattcgtaattatattagccttccttCCGTAAGTTTCCGTACAATCGgtatcggctatttccgtggtttcggcttgtccgggttttattaataaccaaaCGTTTGTCTTACTGACTTAGTCTCTAACAAGTTACATAGAACAAATattgatatttcaaaaaaaaaaaataaataaataaataaaagaagcaTTTTACGTTATACTAATGATAAAATGCTTGGATAAAACCCGTTTATACCTCTCAGTGTGCAGAGCAGTCATTCTTTCTCCAAGTGTATGTGTAAATATGTTGCCATCGCTATCTaatgttaaaagaaataaaagataaagtaaacGGTAAAAATGTCATCTATACGAGGAATAAAGTTTGCATAACAAATGTGGAAATTATTTACttgatatataaatgatatatacatttaaatcctttattgaaaaaaataaagaaaacaaatgtcCTAAATATCATACTTAATTACCTCTCTCATTGCTTGAATCTGCATTCATACAATCTTCCTCTTTGATGACCATATCTAGCTGTGTGTAAAGGGTttctatcatttcactctgaaattCACGAAGATCCGCCAGTTTCTGAAGCAAAGCGTGTATGCTGTATGGTGCGGCTCCGGAAGTAGAAATGATTTCCAGACACATATAATGGGTGTTGAAATCTGTCTCGGCCGCTAAGtttaaaagtgttaaagaaaGTTGCAGCCTTTTCTTGCGATACTCCATCTCCACTAAACACATGCATGATTCATTTTCTGATATGTCAACTCTACTGTCGTGTATTTCTTTCACTCCATTTACTTCTCTCTGGTCAAGGGTGTTGccaaaaacatgtattataacTATTCCCAGAAGATTTATATCCCATGTCGAAAGGTCGGCATCCACAGAGGATGCTGTTGGAAATATGTGCCGACATTGTTGCTGGTTGCTTATTTTACTAGACAGCATAGCTCTGTTGTTTTCAAGTATGGCATGTAATGATTGTCTTCTCTTGGATGCTTCTTTAAGCACTATACCTCGCAAAACAAGCAGTCCACCTTCTCCTAACAGGAGTAAGTACCTCAAATATTTCTCACTGTCGGATGCTGCCATTGCTAATTTATCGTGTCAAAATCTGCAATCATTAATATTaaagtctttttaaaaataatttgatatgaaTGTCAAAGATTCAATCAATGTTCTCATACTATtctgatacaaaaagtaatgttaaaaaagaaaaagaaaacgaaattcTCTAGAATTCTCAGGCACGCAGATAACTTGCTAAATATTGTCTGACAAGGATATTCAGAGAGCATAATGTTTAGATAACCACAATAATAAACTTCTCACTTAAGTACTCATTTGAAGCATCGGCTGTCTTAACTTCCTAAGATAATATCCACTGGCCTAAAATTACCTCTAACGTACGGCCAAAtgatgtgtttatttattttgatttaaaatgtaattttttatgGAGTATACactatatatgtacatgttactTCTACGATTATCCCTGTCATcaaacttttacaaatatttttttttcacttcattgAGTTTTTATAATATTGCAGttcaaagatataaataaatcatttagaaCCGTGTGTGGAACCCCAAATGTATGACTTCACATCACGCATGGTTGGACAAcaaacataaaactaaaataacTTCCCTGAATAGTAATACATTTTCATTATGAATAAAGATACTTACCTTTGTATTAAGGGAAGATTTAATCATACAAgcaatattattaggttattgaATACTGTTCTGTATAACACAGCGATGTAATAGGGCGAGTACTCATTCAACAGCACTATTTTTCGGATGTGTATGAGTCCAAATATATCCCGTGTTGACAGgacaatgtaaaataataatttcgtTCTGTGTTTTTCAAGAGAAGCAATCAAAGGGAACATACTTCTGATATTAATGCGGATACTTTTATCGATCAACGGCTTTTAATATGGAGATTCGAATCAACGTTGTCACATCCTCTAAACTGATAACGGAATATAGTGTATCCATTACGGCAATATTTTGGACGGTTGCTAAGAAAAATAGGTGTATAATAAACTTACTTATCAGCTTTATTAGCAATTTCCGATTATTTACACTTTCATAATCGTTCGCGTTTAAGAGTTTGTCAGAACTATCGAAATTAAGATAAGATGACTGTATGATCAAAATAGTAAAATGATCAGAATTGAATCTAACCCTTTTCTTCAACAAACCTTTGAAAATTAAGACTTTTTTTCCAAGGGAGTATTTTCAATTAAACCAGTATTCACTCAACGCTAGTAAATAAATCTACGTCGAAGTGATCTTAAACGGCAATTCACTTCCTTTTATTACACATGGGAGTGTTACGGTTTACCATTATTCGATTGGTTTTCTCCTCATCTGCTATAATAAAAGCCCTGTTTACCTGCTACATTTTTGtataacaaagttatgacaaCGAATCATCCCAGGCAAGTTAATAAGCGAGATAAAATAAACTGCGGAATATTTTCAggcaaattttaaatttgtaaaatgtaaattcaagtgttttttatttcaatgtgtCCAAATGTTCTAACATCTACCTAGAATTTagaattaaaagtttttaattacAATGTGTTCGTATGTATATTCTACCTACCCACccacccatccatccatccatttatccatccatccatccatccacctACCCAAAATCCCACCCATGCATCCATCAATCCATAATTCCACCCACCCACCTACCCATCCGTTATTCTATCCATCCATCCACCATGAAAAAATACCTGGTTAGATATCCGATACCTGATGAAACACTAAAACTTACAACgtaaaaaagtataatatttcacatgtagacataaaatacatttaaccCTTCCTGATAGGGCTCAGGAATGAATCATATTTATGTTAAGTTTGTATACAGATAAGAGTGTAACACTTTTAAAGATCTTTTTGTCTTGAATCGCAATGCACAAAACTTAGATATTTAGCATTCAtgagcattgtctagtggacctctaccaacattatCTAAAGCATGACATGTCTATGCACAATGAATTGTTGATTCTTCAGGtttatcggttgaaatatcactcaataagcacggGATATTAGTCTtttcagggctttgatattttattacttcGTATATTGGTTGGTGCAATATTATCGGTCTGGTGTCGTATGATCACTAAGAAAGAAACACGTATTAAGTAATATTCTACATCTATTACATGTACGCAATTGAAAGATAATTATCTAAagcgaaataaataaaaatgttggatAACACTCTTTTATTCGAAATGTTTAGTAGATAGGGAAGGATTACAGACTAAATGTggacaaaaaacaacagaatatgcatgaaaaatgaaaaatcgaAACGCACACGACATTACAAGCCGTTGAAAAATTCGACCACTATAAGTGAACGAATTCAGCAGCGAAGCACCTCTAATTGCATCTCGCATGCTATAAACACAGTTCATTTCTTTATTGCAACTGAGCGCAAAACAGTCAAATCACAGTAACCCGATATTGCTAAGGTTTGTAACATCGCGAGCTGTTCCCTCTGtgtccagggggggggggggaaattttattttttgtttaatccgaGAATGTCACCC from Mercenaria mercenaria strain notata chromosome 16, MADL_Memer_1, whole genome shotgun sequence encodes the following:
- the LOC128549513 gene encoding uncharacterized protein LOC128549513 isoform X2, with product MAASDSEKYLRYLLLLGEGGLLVLRGIVLKEASKRRQSLHAILENNRAMLSSKISNQQQCRHIFPTASSVDADLSTWDINLLGIVIIHVFGNTLDQREVNGVKEIHDSRVDISENESCMCLVEMEYRKKRLQLSLTLLNLAAETDFNTHYMCLEIISTSGAAPYSIHALLQKLADLREFQSEMIETLYTQLDMVIKEEDCMNADSSNERDSDGNIFTHTLGERMTALHTEREAGKVSQYFIRREPVDGHIKFHIGEGDKSYDSVADIVDFYSTHYLNKTTLTKPATRQKFVTKSDFEGNNPKDLSFKKGDILEIISKEEDRWWYARDSDGRIGIVPVLYLTHLQDGEASGQKEKPAVAPKPRKETARDASPPLSVPKRLPSKAIVTKTRISNPYDETQLTLHKGDIVVVTKMFANGQWLGECRGKTGMFPFRRVTFLDDM